The DNA window CTTCCAAATGCCCCAACACGTCCAAGCAATCAAACTCATATCCGTATTTGCTCCCGAGTTCTGAAGAAGTTGCTTAATTTTCAGCCACCAATCGGATAAGGATTGGAAATCCTTAGGGGAAGGGGTGTGGTTGAACGTCGAGGCTCTCCAAGTTGCTTGAGCTGGTGGGCAGAAAAAGAGGATGTGTTCAATGGTTTCCTTTCCTTCTTCACACCTTGGACAACTCGAATTCTCTATGATATGTCTCTTGCCTAAATTCTCTGTGGAAGCTATGGCATTACAGCATGCGTCCCGAATGAAAAGTTTTATCTTGGGGGTAGCTTTAAGATTCCAAAGATCCTCCCAATCACATTTTTGCCACAGCTGAGATCCGCAGCAACCTGCATTAATAGAACGGGTTATGGAGGCCGTGAGGATATTGTAATGATCTTTCGTAAGCCACGTTGTGCTGTGCATTTCTAGGTAGAAACATGAGTTTTGGTAGATTCCAAAGCATAAGGTAGGAAAACTGATtaaatttaaaccaatttttgTGTTCTACTCCTTCCACATTCTTTGGAACACTCTCTTGCACTCCAGAGCTATCAACATTTAAGCTCTGAAGATGCTGAAGATCTTTGGCTATTGAAAACGGAAAAAAAAATTTCAGACAGTTCAACGTTATGTAATTATAAGGAGTCACATATTAAAAAATGAGGCCTCCATTTATATTTTAGCATATAAATGCAACATTAGATGTATTTATACGgctactattaaaataaaatttagaaagagaacattaaaaatatatatttctctGTACCTTCTGTGTTTAACTGTTCAATGGTGGCATTAAGGTCACCAGCCCAGCGTCCCTCAAAATCTGTTTCTGTTAACTGCACCTTATGCAGTTTTGGTGTGCTTAGTGCTCCTTGAGAGAACTTCTTCATTCTAGGACAGTGATTCAAAATAACTTGTTCCAAGGATGGAAACTTTAAAGTGTAATTGCCTGAACAAAAGCTTGTGAGGCTTTGTAAAAAATGAAGCTCCAAACGTTTCAGCGTTTTGAAAATAATCTCATATGACGTATTATCCCTGTCGCTGGCAACTACTTCTTTCATCATTTCACACTCTCTTATCTTCATTGTAACAAGGCACACCAAACTTTGGGCTTTGAAAGATGTAATCAACTCTGACATCTTATTGCATTTCCAAATATCTAAAGTTGTAAGATTTTCAAAAGATGAAAGATCTAACCCTAAATTAATCAAATTGCCACACTGCATAATTTCAAGACATTCAAGGCTTGCACAAATATGGTCAAGTGGGGAGTCTTGCTTCCATAAATGTCTTATGTTGCTAACCATATTCAATTTCAACTTCTTGATTTTTGAGATCGTGCTAATCATGTCTTTATCTTCACATGCAGCGCTTTTGAAAGTAGCTAGCTCTTTGAAATTGCAAGAAACCACCTCCAGCCATTCCAAATTGTAAAACATTCGAAGGAAAGAAATCGGGAAAACAGCTGATTCATCAAAGTAGCAAGAAATCCGAAGCATTTTTATATTGCAAAATAAGTCAGCCTTAAACTGGCCATCACTTATCATCGCAATATCACCATGGCTAAGTGAAACCTCCTCCAATTGGGGGATAACCTAGGAAGAAACAAGAAAGAACAATGAATGTCGTAGAGTATTTAGAATTTCATTGAAACAGGAACACCTAATATAAAAGAAAAGCTATAACAGATAATATAAGCCCATAAATGAACTATGGAATCAATAGTTTGAAGTGATGTGTATTTGTagttttaatttctatattaaaAATATGCAGGTTAGGTTTTTTCTTTAATAGGTAAAAAGTTATATAGAATTCGttgctaaaatataatttagatCTGTTGGAGATTATTAGTTAGATAGGGAAAAATATGAATTTGGTgattattttacattttcaacTGAATATTTGCATGTATTAGTTGAGAGATACAAAAtgatttaaatacaatttatcaACTTTGCTAAAAGAAAATGTGTGATAGTTCATACCTTTTCAACAAGGAAAAGTGAATGTCGGATTTGGGATTCTTCATGCCCAAATATCTTAATCCTCCCACACCCAGATATCGTCAACTGCTTTAATGCAGGCCATGTTGTTCTATGCATTCCTTGGTAGAAACATGTTAGGTACGGTAGACACCAAAGTTTAAGGAAGGACAACtgattaaatgcaaaaaaaatgTCCTGTTCATCTGATTCTTCAACACTCTTAGCAACAATCTCCTCCAACCCACACCTATCAATAGTAAGTCTTTCAAGTTGCTGAAGATCTTTAGCAATAGAAAATGGAAACAAAGTTTTCAAGCTCCAACATTCACAAATAATTACATGTCGTAGATTTCCAAAAGAAATATTTCTTTTGCGATACTTGGTCCAAACATGCTTCATCTTTGGTAGGCGAACAAGATTCACTTCTCTTAACTGACTGTGTACCACATATGTTTCTTCAATATCTAACTCTTGCACTTGGAGTTGGAACACTTGTTCTAGTGAAGCACAATCAGTCACTATTAATTTCTCCAATCTTTGAAAAACCCTCAAAAGAAAAGGTGGAAAGATGTTCAACAATACATCACATTCCTTAACAATCAACTCTTTTAGCATAGAAAATGAATTTGTATGAAGTTGGTTGTACCAGATCCTCTTTGCATTCCTTAAATGGGAGATTGTGATCCTCTCCAATTTGGGAAAAGCAACCTACATAATGATAGAAAGAGCTAATTacaattggaaataaattatataaaatgttagCTCATTGATATTTAGATGAAGGCATtggtaaattatataattaaaacaagaaatgattaaatgaaattgggATATCATAAAACTTGTATCTCTTTCCAATAATTTAAAGTCATTTCAGCATTTTCATCCCAAAAAATTGACACACAAttctaaatttgattttttttcaagataaaaatgctaaaatgacATTAAATTATTGGAAAGAGATATAAATATTATGGTATCCCAATTTTGTTAAATCCTTAGCGAATTAAGAAAATTAGAACCATCATTAATCTAAGAAAAATCTAaatgaatttaatataaaattatattcggTTGACCTTTCTGTATGTAACTACTTACATATACGCACACTAGTTTCTAATGTTACATGTATTGCACATGATTTtacgaatttaatttttaattaatttttatataatgcatTTTTAGCTATTGTAATTAACTTTTTATTcagattttttaatttaattaaaatattcacttatttgacaattcaaatataataaaaaaaaagtttccaAATCATAATAAAAGCATTTATATTGTATCACAAAATTGACATATTTTGTAGATCAATATTTCTTTAATAATATtacaaaacttttaaataataaatgaaatatctGTACTGTATTCAAcgtacaaaatatttttattgcatGTAAGAAAATagcattattcaaaataataactaataattaaaatatataaatgattttgataaaaaatattgtGCTAATAAAGAAATTTCTAATAGTAAATAAACTTCCgacaatattttttaaataatatatgattaatataaatatattatttacaaaattttataaatgaaatataaatttaattaaaattcattatttatgacTAAAGCAATATAATTTAACTTCtgaaacataataatttaaataataattatgagtcaaacaataataaaataatagttatacaagcaataatataatgaaaattacttaactagaaaagACATATGAAAACTACCCTTCAAAATTACCAATGATAATACAAGAAGGGCAGCTAATGTATCACCCGTAAACTCCCGCTAATAAGGATAGCATTCATAATAGGACTTGCAAttaatgtgatatgtatgtttgtttttttaaagttacCAATCAAAGAGATAGGTCAAGGATTTTAATAATTactaaaaatacttaaaaacaaaaattacacaAAACCTCTtagataagaaaataaaatatatataaatatattctttCTAAGTGCTTCCTTTATTGTTGTTTCATTCTTCAAGTTGCTAGGGAATGTAGATGACATTAGCGAGAAACAAAAGATATAGTTCATGAGTCATGACTAGCCATATGACTTAAATGTataaatgaaaattcattaaacgaAAAACTAACCTTGTCGGAGAATAATGTAGAAACATTATCAACTTCGTCATCAACTATTGCTTctttatctttctctcttgaaaATGTAGAAACAAAAGTAATCATGTTTGAACAGTCAGCTATCATAATTTCAACCAAAGATGGTAATTCAAGACCTCTACTTCCTAGGTAAAAACTTGTCATATTTGGACAAGACTCCACCACAATAGATTGTAGACGAGGAAATATGCTAATGATCTTGCTACTATCTGTTATTGCTTCCTCAATTATTGTAATTGAATCCTCTTCTTTGATGACTTGTTCCAATTTTCCGCATCTCTTGATTTCCATTTTCCGGAGTTGTCCTAGGCCAAAGGCCATTGAGAGGTTAAAAATGTATCTCAAATTGTTGGAATCAAAAACCTCTAGATATTCAAGAGTTGTAAAATCCAACATTTCTTGAGGATTTTTACTCCATATGTCTACCAACTCCGGAAACTCTGACAACTTCAAATGCTTTAGACCACGATATCCAACCTAATAAGCAACATATCAAAAAGTCAAACTTTCATACCAACATATTTAACAAGGGCCCTCGctattgtgaaaataaattaaacaaaccataattaaatgtatatatatcgATCTTTCAGTGAATTTTTAAATAAGTACCTGCTCTTTGTATAATTGCTCCACGGTGGCATTAAGGCCACCAACCCAACTTCCCTTAAAATCTGTTTCTGTTAATTGCACTTTATGAAGTTTTGGTGTGCTTAAAGCTCCTTGATAGAAGTTCTTCATTCTAGGACATTGGCTCAAAGTAACTTGTTCTAAGGATGGAAACCTTAAGGTGTAATTGCCTGAGCAAAAGCTTGTGAGGCTTGATAAAAAATGAAGCTCCAAACGTTTTAGCGCTATGAAAATAATCTCATATGACGTATCATCCCCGCCGCTTGCAACTACTACTCTCATCATTTCACATTCTCTTATTCTCATTGTAACAAGGCACACCAAACTTTTGGCTTTGAAAGATGTAATAAGTTCTGACATCTTATTGCATTTCCAAACATCTAAAGTTGTAAGATTTTCAAAAGATGAAAGATCTAATCCTAAATTAATCAAATTGCCACACTGCAAAACTTCAAGACATTCGAGGCTTGCACAAATATGGTCAAGCAGGGAGTCTTGCTTCCATAGATCTCTTATGTTGTTAATCCCATCCAATAACAACTTCTTGAACTTTGGGGTGGTGATGATCATGTCTTTATCTTCAAATGCATCACTTTTGAAAGTAGCTAGCTCTTTGAAATAACAGAAACTCAGTGCAAGACTTTCAAGATTGCAAAACCTACTAAGGAAAGAAATTGGGAAAACAGATACACCAAAGTCGCAATAAATTCGAAGAAATTTTATATTGCAAAACAAGTCGGCCTCAAACTTGCCATCACTTATCATCGCAATATCACCATGGCTAAATGAAACCTCCTCCAATTGGGGGATAACCTAAGAAGAAACAAGCAAGAACAATGAGTACAGTAGAGTatcaaatttagaatttcattGAAACAAGAACACCTAACATAAAAGAATAGCTATAACACATCATATAAGCCCATAAATGAACTATGGAATCAATAGTTTGAAGTGATATGTATTTGTagttttaatttctatattaaaaatttgcaggttagcttttttttttaataggtAAAGAGTTATATAGAATTCGttgctaaaatataatttagaaCTGTTGGAGATTATTAGTTAGATAGGGAAAAATATGAATTTGGTgattattttacattttcaatTGAATATTTGCATGTATTAGTTGAGAGATACAAAAtgatttaaatacaatttatcaACTTTGCTAAAAGAAAATATGTGATAGTTCATACCTTTTCAACAAGGAAAAGTGAATGTCGGATTTGGGATTCTTCATGCCTAAATATCTTAATCCTCCCACACCCAAAGATCGTCAATTGCTTTAATGCAGGCCATGTTGTTCTATGTATTCCTTGGTAGAAACATGTTAGGTACCGTAGACACCAAAGTTTAAGGAAGGACAACtgattaaatgcaaaaaaaatgTCCTGTTCATCTGATTCTTCAACACTCTTAGCAACAATCTCCTCCAACCCACACCTATCAATAGTAAGTCTTTCAAGTTGCTGAAGATCTTTAGCAATTGAAAATGGAAACAAAGTTTTCAAGCTCCAACATTCAGAAATAATTACATATCGTAGATTTCCAAAAGAAACACTTCTTTTGCGATACTTGGCCCAAACATGCTTCAACTTTGGTAGGCGAACGAGATTCACTTCTCTTAACTGACTGTGTACCACATATGTTTCTTCAATATCTAACTCTTGCACTTGGAGTTGGAACACTTGTTCTAGTGAAGCACAATCGGTCACTATTAATTTCTCCAATCTTTGAAAAACCCTCAAAAGAAAAGGTGGAAAGATGTTCAACAATACATCACATTCCTTAACAATCAGCTCTTTTAGCATAGAAAATGAATTTGTATGAAGTTGGTTGTACCAGATCCTCTTTGCATTCCTTAAACGGGAGATTGTGATCCTCTCCAAGTTGGGAAAAGCAACCTACAATTCATTATTCATGCCAATGGAAGCAATGATTAAAAGAGTTAAGTATAACAACTACAAAaggaaatagaaaaaagaaaaatgtgctTCACTGAAAAGAGCACCTTATTATTGAACAAAACTCCATGGGTAGGGATATCTTTCTTCGTAGAATCATGTATGAATCCCTTAAATTCTGGACAATTTTCTATCTCAAGAACTGTCAAGACTGGGAATTCAACAGTATGATCTTCATGGCAAAAGCCGATGAGTTTCTGAAGACCCTTCAATTTGAGTAAGTTCAATCCAGGGAAGCGGATTAGAGTTCTACTTTTGAATGTTTCTTGGATCATTTTATCCGTTGATATTATTTCCTGTATGCACTTGCAGTCACTAATTTCCAAGCATTTGAGGTGCTGCAAATATTCAGCCATGGAGTCGGATAAAACATTTTTTAAGTTGGCACAGCCCTTAATGATCAAACTTGTTAAATTTTGAGTTGAACAAAACGCTTGGGGACTCCATATTCTTTCGATGCTAATTGAGGATAGTTTCAACTTCTCCAGCTTAGGAAACAATATCTGTACACAAGCACTTGTTTACTCGCCAAATCTAATTCAAAAAAACTCTTTAATTTGATATTTCCATTAGCTTTAATGCTAcacaaaatatcataaaaaatatataattgtcTAATTAGATAACGTCTTGcgtaattgaataataaaaatgcATGCACTGGATGaagaaaaaatatgtttaaataccTTTTGCTTGAAAAGGGCAATATCTTGTAGAGATATGGAAGTTGAACCTTCGTTTTTGGAGCAAAAGCTAATGAGATTCGGTAGACCCTGCAGTGTCAGTGACTCAAGTTGAAGAAATTCAATTTTCTGAACTGCATCACTCTCTTTAAGGATATATTGGACCATCTCACCATTCTGGATATGCAGATTCTTCAATTTCTGAAAATAATTCCCAACTTCTAATTCGTGTAACAAAATCTCCACCCCTTTCACTTCatctatatataaattttcagCTTTTTTCAATAAAACTCTGACTTCATTATTAAGAAAGCTAATGCTTGTCTGTAGGTTAAGCTTTAGTGTTCTGGAGTACTCATTGACCCAACCCCAATTCCAATCCCAATGCGATGCTTCTCCGATGAAAATAATGTATCTTTGCAACTTTTCAAAGGAAAAGTCTTTGGGAATAATCTTGGCATTAGAGATATGAATTTCTAAAGCAGTTAAACATGACAAAGCTTTCAATTCAGCAAGACTAGAATTGCT is part of the Gossypium hirsutum isolate 1008001.06 chromosome D11, Gossypium_hirsutum_v2.1, whole genome shotgun sequence genome and encodes:
- the LOC107925821 gene encoding uncharacterized protein, whose protein sequence is MEVITGTASNLVAGVVGYLFQKVKRNFSYVCRYRRMVSVFEKKVETLKDKRDGVLLDVDAAEKNGENIYPEVNLWLAKADKMTDSELKEVKGLENEANNKCFIGLCPNFKARYRLSKKAEEEAAAVDELLQQGGFDKVSYRDVPRPILFVPPKDFEDFDSRRLMFNNIMEAVKDPNVNIIGVHGMPGVGKTTLVREVVRQVKEDKLFDSVVMAVVTHTPDVQKIQDQIADMLGLKFEEQSMIGRASRLCQRLMKENILVVLDDIWAKLDLMEVGIPLGDEDQGCTILLTSRDLNVLLKDMDAKKNFPIGVLEHEEAWHFFKNIMGDGVESSDLLPIATEVAKKCGGLPIAIRTLATFLKNEPPFVWEDALRQLSKPSSSNFKGVPATVYSTIEWSYDRLQSEEHKQTFLLCCVMGHNASLDLLLVFAMGLGLFRGVSTIKETRNKLLTVVSHLKASCLLLDGCTNLHFDMHDLISDVAKSIASKGNPVFDLRRKHDLNDWPDDETMKECDKIVCIGMSELPDQLKCPKLTFLCMGSEDPRMKIPTTFFKETKNLKVVYLAGISLPSSISLLGNLRVLRLVNCVLGDIALIGELKNLEILNIVSSDIEMLPKEIGQLTKLKRLDLRGCSKLKRIPPGVLCKLSRLEELYMDISFVEWVAEGHSSLQSNSSLAELKALSCLTALEIHISNAKIIPKDFSFEKLQRYIIFIGEASHWDWNWGWVNEYSRTLKLNLQTSISFLNNEVRVLLKKAENLYIDEVKGVEILLHELEVGNYFQKLKNLHIQNGEMVQYILKESDAVQKIEFLQLESLTLQGLPNLISFCSKNEGSTSISLQDIALFKQKILFPKLEKLKLSSISIERIWSPQAFCSTQNLTSLIIKGCANLKNVLSDSMAEYLQHLKCLEISDCKCIQEIISTDKMIQETFKSRTLIRFPGLNLLKLKGLQKLIGFCHEDHTVEFPVLTVLEIENCPEFKGFIHDSTKKDIPTHGVLFNNKVAFPNLERITISRLRNAKRIWYNQLHTNSFSMLKELIVKECDVLLNIFPPFLLRVFQRLEKLIVTDCASLEQVFQLQVQELDIEETYVVHSQLREVNLVRLPKLKHVWAKYRKRSVSFGNLRYVIISECWSLKTLFPFSIAKDLQQLERLTIDRCGLEEIVAKSVEESDEQDIFFAFNQLSFLKLWCLRYLTCFYQGIHRTTWPALKQLTIFGCGRIKIFRHEESQIRHSLFLVEKVIPQLEEVSFSHGDIAMISDGKFEADLFCNIKFLRIYCDFGVSVFPISFLSRFCNLESLALSFCYFKELATFKSDAFEDKDMIITTPKFKKLLLDGINNIRDLWKQDSLLDHICASLECLEVLQCGNLINLGLDLSSFENLTTLDVWKCNKMSELITSFKAKSLVCLVTMRIRECEMMRVVVASGGDDTSYEIIFIALKRLELHFLSSLTSFCSGNYTLRFPSLEQVTLSQCPRMKNFYQGALSTPKLHKVQLTETDFKGSWVGGLNATVEQLYKEQVGYRGLKHLKLSEFPELVDIWSKNPQEMLDFTTLEYLEVFDSNNLRYIFNLSMAFGLGQLRKMEIKRCGKLEQVIKEEDSITIIEEAITDSSKIISIFPRLQSIVVESCPNMTSFYLGSRGLELPSLVEIMIADCSNMITFVSTFSREKDKEAIVDDEVDNVSTLFSDKVAFPKLERITISHLRNAKRIWYNQLHTNSFSMLKELIVKECDVLLNIFPPFLLRVFQRLEKLIVTDCASLEQVFQLQVQELDIEETYVVHSQLREVNLVRLPKMKHVWTKYRKRNISFGNLRHVIICECWSLKTLFPFSIAKDLQQLERLTIDRCGLEEIVAKSVEESDEQDIFFAFNQLSFLKLWCLPYLTCFYQGMHRTTWPALKQLTISGCGRIKIFGHEESQIRHSLFLVEKVIPQLEEVSLSHGDIAMISDGQFKADLFCNIKMLRISCYFDESAVFPISFLRMFYNLEWLEVVSCNFKELATFKSAACEDKDMISTISKIKKLKLNMVSNIRHLWKQDSPLDHICASLECLEIMQCGNLINLGLDLSSFENLTTLDIWKCNKMSELITSFKAQSLVCLVTMKIRECEMMKEVVASDRDNTSYEIIFKTLKRLELHFLQSLTSFCSGNYTLKFPSLEQVILNHCPRMKKFSQGALSTPKLHKVQLTETDFEGRWAGDLNATIEQLNTEGCCGSQLWQKCDWEDLWNLKATPKIKLFIRDACCNAIASTENLGKRHIIENSSCPRCEEGKETIEHILFFCPPAQATWRASTFNHTPSPKDFQSLSDWWLKIKQLLQNSGANTDMSLIAWTCWGIWKAHNEWMLEGRDEDPVNTWNNALKGYHNFMENMLPPKHQPLN